A portion of the Polaribacter cellanae genome contains these proteins:
- a CDS encoding tyrosine-type recombinase/integrase, whose product MQLAILLEDFCHESTYIRGVSKNTIRRYRQNISYFITATDSQTIQKVNEQVVKKFFLHGRIEKQWKTSSYRTYYMTLVVFFRWCIKQGHLEQNPMEDFQLPILEKSLPKKLKKQEALLLLEYAYNYPYTQSYLKYRNHAIFSTFLFAGLRKSELLHLKLSDVDLENLTLFVRQGKGNKDRIIPISYTLAQSLNRYLLARKKSRKTCPEFFTSSNRNGGFTASGLKIITKQIKTASKLDFTIHKLRHTFATLMLEGGCDIFSLSKMMGHSDIKTTTIYLSATAEHLRSQVTKHPLNRK is encoded by the coding sequence ATGCAATTAGCTATTTTATTAGAGGATTTTTGTCATGAATCCACCTACATTCGAGGAGTTTCAAAAAACACCATCAGACGGTATCGTCAAAATATCAGTTACTTTATTACAGCGACAGACAGCCAAACAATACAAAAAGTAAACGAGCAAGTAGTTAAAAAATTCTTTTTACACGGAAGAATTGAAAAACAATGGAAAACATCCTCTTACAGAACCTACTATATGACTTTAGTAGTTTTTTTCAGGTGGTGTATCAAGCAAGGACATTTAGAACAAAACCCTATGGAAGATTTTCAGTTGCCCATATTAGAAAAATCACTTCCAAAGAAATTAAAAAAACAAGAAGCCTTGCTATTGTTAGAATATGCCTATAACTATCCATATACCCAAAGCTATCTAAAGTACAGAAACCACGCTATTTTCTCTACATTTTTATTTGCGGGACTTCGCAAGAGCGAACTTTTACATTTAAAACTCTCGGACGTAGACCTTGAGAACCTAACGCTCTTTGTAAGGCAAGGAAAGGGCAATAAAGACCGTATTATTCCTATTAGCTATACATTGGCTCAAAGTTTAAATCGATACTTGTTAGCGCGTAAAAAAAGCCGAAAAACATGTCCAGAGTTTTTTACATCTTCCAATCGTAATGGCGGTTTTACAGCATCAGGATTAAAAATCATAACCAAACAAATAAAAACAGCATCAAAATTAGATTTTACAATTCATAAGTTACGTCATACGTTTGCAACACTAATGTTAGAAGGCGGATGTGATATTTTCAGTCTTTCGAAAATGATGGGACACAGTGATATTAAAACTACCACAATTTACCTTTCAGCAACTGCGGAACATTTACGTTCCCAAGTAACCAAGCACCCACTCAACAGAAAGTAA
- a CDS encoding WG repeat-containing protein, which yields MIRKTVFFSLFFMAFQLHSIAQEIKDKDFPTNIEINALLKKTPKDSRRLPMSFNLTNSGTVKKLTNIGNAEKLNIDNNGGIVNQNFVFITLDNKTFFAPEKSEFFRREYFEKMFNLQTKVNENFDAFDEKIEQWEKRLELYAKELKKISNNDPRKKEGFEVLKNYKKNIDIATNLSKDFSKETRVVEDDKGNKNYLFKIENLKNDPRYFFIGDVFEDFSVAKKFNKYGYISHSEKFNDIPFKYDSCTDFKYNYAIVTEQNFSHIIDKKGNEVYTFETSKFVEITSVGIGFFLVIDKKDAISYDYDYYFINNLGEIVTRKYKSIEPLNDSKKHFKGTYYTPSNSKNKKTGVMEKSEDLISNKGEVLSLSKFDCSKYFPENKSKFCFVKILNIIELPKTNKLLFICKLGSQKEPSFILLNDLPQKNIYQKTSISKIIKNYSNVSFSNIKNTIFSSPKSNKNILLEMSFSKKKIEFIHIENDTILERSYRFLGIVNKKTFKIDNPIDIKRKTIYNFSKNKIIGKDYFDISKVNYFKELIFISDKISYNIQDKIAFGIMNFNGLYLIPPIFKEIKFMESHNILEVLNFNNSKYIIDTNGACIENCKEYNLIIKKYYTPSKRIWSDPIPFKG from the coding sequence ATGATTAGAAAAACTGTTTTTTTTAGTCTTTTTTTTATGGCATTTCAGTTACATAGCATTGCACAAGAAATCAAAGACAAAGATTTTCCAACAAATATAGAAATCAATGCTTTATTAAAGAAAACTCCAAAAGATTCAAGAAGACTTCCTATGTCTTTTAATCTAACTAACTCTGGAACAGTAAAAAAACTTACCAACATAGGAAATGCAGAAAAGTTAAATATTGATAACAATGGAGGTATCGTCAACCAAAATTTTGTTTTTATTACATTAGATAATAAAACCTTTTTTGCTCCTGAAAAAAGTGAGTTCTTTAGGAGAGAATATTTTGAAAAAATGTTCAATTTACAAACAAAAGTAAATGAAAATTTTGATGCTTTTGATGAAAAAATAGAACAATGGGAAAAAAGGTTAGAATTATATGCGAAAGAACTAAAAAAGATTTCGAATAATGATCCAAGAAAAAAAGAAGGATTTGAAGTACTGAAAAACTATAAAAAGAACATAGATATTGCAACAAATTTATCTAAAGATTTTTCTAAAGAAACAAGAGTTGTAGAAGATGACAAGGGGAATAAAAATTATTTATTTAAGATTGAAAACCTTAAAAATGATCCTCGTTATTTTTTTATTGGAGATGTGTTTGAAGATTTTAGTGTAGCTAAAAAATTCAACAAGTATGGATACATAAGTCATTCAGAAAAATTCAACGACATTCCTTTTAAATATGATTCTTGCACTGATTTTAAATATAATTATGCTATTGTAACTGAACAAAATTTTTCTCATATAATTGATAAAAAAGGTAATGAGGTCTACACATTTGAGACTTCTAAATTTGTAGAAATAACCTCTGTAGGTATAGGATTTTTTTTAGTAATTGATAAAAAAGACGCTATTTCATATGATTACGATTACTATTTTATAAATAATTTAGGTGAGATTGTGACAAGAAAATATAAATCTATAGAACCTTTAAATGATTCTAAAAAACATTTTAAAGGAACATACTATACTCCATCTAACTCTAAAAATAAGAAAACTGGAGTTATGGAAAAATCAGAAGACCTTATAAGTAATAAAGGAGAAGTTCTATCATTATCTAAATTTGATTGTTCAAAATATTTTCCAGAAAATAAAAGTAAGTTTTGTTTTGTAAAAATCCTTAATATTATTGAATTACCAAAAACCAATAAACTTTTGTTTATCTGTAAATTAGGTTCTCAAAAAGAGCCTTCTTTTATTTTACTAAATGATTTGCCACAAAAGAATATTTATCAAAAAACATCTATTAGTAAAATAATAAAAAATTACAGTAATGTGTCTTTTTCTAATATAAAAAACACCATATTTTCTTCTCCAAAAAGTAATAAAAATATTTTATTAGAAATGTCTTTCTCTAAAAAGAAAATTGAATTTATACATATTGAAAATGATACAATATTAGAAAGATCGTATCGTTTTTTAGGAATTGTAAATAAAAAAACTTTTAAAATTGATAATCCTATAGATATAAAGCGTAAAACAATTTATAACTTTTCCAAAAATAAAATTATAGGTAAAGATTATTTTGATATTTCAAAAGTAAATTATTTTAAAGAATTAATTTTTATAAGTGATAAAATTAGTTATAATATACAAGATAAAATTGCTTTTGGAATTATGAATTTTAATGGACTATATCTAATCCCTCCCATTTTTAAAGAGATTAAATTTATGGAAAGCCATAATATTTTAGAAGTATTAAATTTTAATAATTCTAAATACATAATAGATACTAATGGTGCTTGTATAGAAAACTGTAAGGAGTATAATTTAATAATTAAAAAATACTATACTCCAAGTAAAAGAATATGGTCTGACCCCATTCCTTTTAAAGGATAA